A part of Stigmatopora nigra isolate UIUO_SnigA unplaced genomic scaffold, RoL_Snig_1.1 HiC_scaffold_25, whole genome shotgun sequence genomic DNA contains:
- the LOC144191986 gene encoding aldo-keto reductase family 1 member D1-like isoform X2, with product MMNLSAENHRISLSDGNQIPLLGLGTYGDPRTTARGAALECVKHAIDVGYRHFDGALVYFNEHEVGQAIREKIADGTVRREDIYYCGKLWNTFHPPELVRPTLEKTLKALKLDYVDLYIIELPMAFKPGKDFYPKDQNGKYIYHHTDLCATWEALEACVDAGLCKSLGVSNFNRRQLELILNKPGLKHKPVSNQVECHPYFTQPKLLDYCRQKNIVIVGYCPLGSSRDASWVNVKCPPMLEDELLTSIGKKYKKSSAQVALRFNVQRGVVVIPKSFNPMRIKHNFQIFDFSLSEEEMKAIEGLNKNIRFVELLMWSDHPEYPFHDEY from the exons ATGATGAACCTCAGTGCAGAGAACCATCGGATTTCTCTTAGTGACGGGAACCAGATTCCGTTGTTGGGATTGGGCACTTATGGAGACCCTCGGACG ACGGCAAGAGGCGCAGCTTTGGAATGCGTCAAGCACGCCATCGACGTAGGTTACCGCCACTTTGATGGCGCTTTGGTGTACTTCAACGAACATGAAGTGGGTCAAGCTATTCGAGAGAAGATTGCGGATGGAACTGTGAGAAGAGAGGACATCTATTATTGTGGGAAG CTGTGGAACACCTTCCATCCACCGGAACTGGTGAGGCCGACCTTGGAAAAGACTCTGAAGGCATTAAAACTGGACTATGTGGATCTCTACATCATTGAGCTTCCAATGGCGTTTAAG ccCGGAAAAGATTTCTATCCCAAAGACCAAAACGGCAAGTACATCTACCACCACACAGACCTCTGTGCAACTTGGGAG GCTTTAGAGGCATGCGTAGATGCAggcctttgcaagtcactgggCGTGTCCAACTTTAATCGCAGACAACTGGAACTGATTCTAAACAAACCGGGACTCAAACACAAGCCCGTATCCAACCAG GTGGAATGTCATCCCTATTTCACACAACCCAAACTTCTAGACTATTGTCGGCAAAAGAACATTGTTATTGTTGGCTACTGCCCGCTTGGCTCGTCCAGAGATGCATCATG GGTGAATGTCAAATGTCCTCCAATGCTGGAGGACGAGCTCCTCACGTCCATTgggaagaaatacaaaaaaagtagtgCTCAAGTGGCTCTACGTTTTAATGTACAAAGGGGAGTGGTGGTCATTCCCAAGAGTTTCAATCCCATGCGGATCAAACATAACTTCCAG atTTTTGACTTTTCGCTGTCCGAAGAAGAAATGAAAGCCATTGAAGGGCTGAATAAGAATATTCGATTTGTGGAGCTTCTCAT GTGGAGCGACCATCCAGAGTACCCATTTCATGATGAATACTAA